In Deltaproteobacteria bacterium, the following proteins share a genomic window:
- a CDS encoding alpha-ketoacid dehydrogenase subunit beta — protein MRRDPTVFVIGEDVAEAGTPFKVLSGLVREFGTERVIDSPISEAAIAGIGVGAAMTGMRPIVDIMFGDFITLTMDQMVNQAAKIHYMSGGKLKVPMVLRTTLGATRRSAAQHSQSLHAWLSHIPGLKVVVPATPYDAKGLLKSAIRDDNPVAFFEDKMMYQLKGMVPAEEYLIPLGVADVKRAGSDITFVATSSMVHVALDAAKLLEAERISAEVVDIRTTVPLDKQTIIESARKTSRAIVIDEGYERYGVTAEIASVIADGAFYHLDAPVQRMGAMDVPVPFSPVLEDQTVPTPEAVAAMAKILCGK, from the coding sequence ATGCGCCGCGATCCGACGGTATTCGTCATCGGCGAAGACGTCGCCGAAGCGGGCACGCCGTTCAAAGTTCTCTCTGGCTTGGTCAGAGAATTCGGCACCGAGCGCGTCATCGACTCGCCGATTTCCGAAGCTGCCATCGCCGGCATCGGCGTCGGCGCGGCGATGACCGGCATGCGCCCAATTGTCGACATCATGTTCGGCGATTTCATCACGCTGACGATGGACCAGATGGTCAATCAAGCGGCTAAGATTCATTACATGTCGGGCGGCAAGCTCAAGGTGCCAATGGTGTTGCGCACGACGCTTGGCGCGACGCGCCGTTCGGCGGCGCAGCACAGCCAGAGCTTGCACGCGTGGCTCAGCCACATTCCCGGCTTGAAAGTGGTCGTGCCGGCAACGCCGTACGACGCCAAAGGCTTGCTCAAGTCGGCCATCCGCGACGACAATCCAGTGGCTTTTTTTGAAGACAAGATGATGTACCAACTGAAAGGCATGGTGCCGGCGGAAGAATACTTGATCCCGCTGGGAGTTGCCGATGTGAAGCGAGCGGGCAGCGATATCACGTTCGTTGCCACGAGCAGCATGGTGCATGTCGCGCTCGATGCGGCGAAACTGTTGGAAGCCGAGCGGATCAGCGCCGAAGTCGTCGATATCAGGACAACCGTGCCGCTCGATAAACAGACCATTATCGAATCGGCGAGGAAGACTAGCCGCGCCATCGTCATCGACGAAGGCTACGAGCGCTACGGGGTGACTGCGGAGATCGCCTCAGTGATCGCCGATGGGGCATTCTACCATCTCGACGCGCCGGTCCAGCGCATGGGCGCGATGGATGTGCCCGTGCCGTTCTCGCCGGTGTTGGAAGATCAGACGGTGCCGACGCCA